Proteins co-encoded in one Luteolibacter sp. Y139 genomic window:
- a CDS encoding excinuclease ABC subunit UvrB, producing the protein MPFQLSSEYSPQGDQAQAIAKLVKSIRAGNTHQTLLGVTGSGKTFTMANVIEQIGKPTLIMSHNKTLAAQLYSEFKNFFPHNAVEYFVSYFDYYQPEAYIPRTDTYIEKDSSINDEIERLRLSTMGSLLTREDTIVIASVSCIYGLGSPDDYEGMMVPVWVGQQIRRDDLLQALVAILFERNDIAFGRGKFRVRGDVVEVHPAYLDETAVRVEFFGDEIDRITTIDTLTGKTIDRVDKHTFFPAKQFVTPGDKMKKAIVEIRKEAEASVAAFEKEGKLIEAQRLRMRTDYDIEMMQEMGFCQGIENYSRHLTGRAPGSRPHTLLDFFPDDYLLMMDESHVTIPQVGGMYEGDKSRKTVLVEHGFRLPSALDNRPLRFDEFMHMTKQRLYVSATPGPFEIVNSRPENRRFIPVKGRGDDRGFTHIDLKQLRITPSGSAEPVGSFDPEKPGKALVVEQIIRPTGLLDPTLTLRPLKHQIDETIELCRQRVEAGERVLVTTLTKKTAEDLSEYLQGTGLKVRYIHADIDTVERVEILRQLRAAMFDILVGINLLREGLDLPEVSLVCILDADKEGFLRNETSLIQTAGRAARHLNGHCVLFCDSVTDSIQRLIDVTEYRRSRQMEHNEKHGITPQSVKRAVQESLQLYSNQREQADKLERSMVSEDEAVYNKVKVIAELEKEMLEASSRLEFERAAHLRDQIKALKDGTPVAAGGGAERKPVKYPKGGGRRKR; encoded by the coding sequence ATGCCGTTCCAACTTTCCAGCGAATACTCTCCCCAAGGCGATCAGGCCCAGGCGATTGCAAAGCTTGTGAAATCGATTCGTGCCGGGAACACGCACCAAACCTTGCTGGGGGTGACGGGCTCAGGGAAAACCTTCACGATGGCGAACGTGATCGAGCAGATCGGGAAACCGACGCTGATCATGAGCCACAACAAGACGCTGGCGGCGCAGCTTTACTCGGAGTTCAAGAATTTCTTCCCGCACAATGCCGTCGAGTACTTCGTCAGCTACTTCGATTACTACCAGCCCGAGGCCTACATTCCGCGGACGGACACTTACATTGAGAAGGATTCGTCGATCAATGATGAGATCGAGCGCTTGCGGCTCTCGACGATGGGTTCGCTGCTGACGCGCGAGGACACGATCGTGATCGCTTCGGTGTCCTGCATCTACGGCTTGGGTTCGCCGGATGACTACGAGGGGATGATGGTGCCGGTGTGGGTGGGGCAGCAGATCAGGCGCGATGATTTGTTGCAGGCGCTGGTGGCGATTCTGTTCGAGCGGAATGACATCGCCTTTGGCCGCGGCAAGTTCCGGGTGCGTGGCGATGTGGTCGAGGTGCATCCGGCGTATCTCGATGAGACGGCGGTGCGGGTGGAGTTTTTCGGCGATGAGATCGACCGCATCACCACGATCGACACGCTGACGGGCAAGACGATCGATCGAGTGGACAAGCACACGTTTTTCCCAGCGAAGCAATTCGTGACGCCGGGGGACAAGATGAAGAAGGCGATCGTGGAGATCCGCAAGGAGGCGGAGGCGTCGGTCGCGGCCTTTGAAAAGGAAGGGAAGCTGATCGAGGCGCAGCGGCTGCGGATGCGGACCGACTACGACATCGAGATGATGCAGGAGATGGGCTTCTGCCAAGGGATCGAGAACTACTCGCGGCACCTGACGGGGCGTGCGCCGGGGTCGCGGCCCCACACGCTGCTGGATTTCTTTCCCGACGACTACTTGCTGATGATGGACGAGAGCCACGTCACCATCCCGCAGGTCGGCGGGATGTATGAGGGCGACAAGAGCCGGAAGACGGTGCTGGTGGAACACGGCTTCCGCCTGCCGAGTGCGCTCGATAACCGTCCGCTGCGCTTCGACGAGTTCATGCACATGACGAAGCAGCGGCTCTACGTTTCCGCGACGCCGGGGCCGTTCGAGATCGTCAATTCGCGGCCGGAGAACCGCCGCTTCATTCCGGTGAAGGGACGCGGTGATGATCGCGGCTTTACTCACATCGATCTGAAGCAGCTCCGCATCACTCCGAGTGGGAGTGCCGAGCCGGTGGGAAGCTTCGATCCCGAGAAGCCGGGAAAAGCATTGGTGGTCGAGCAGATCATCCGGCCGACGGGATTGCTGGATCCCACGCTGACACTGCGCCCGCTGAAGCATCAGATCGACGAGACGATCGAGCTGTGCCGCCAGCGGGTGGAGGCGGGCGAGCGGGTGCTGGTCACCACTCTAACAAAAAAGACCGCGGAAGATCTTTCCGAATACCTGCAAGGCACCGGCCTGAAGGTGCGCTACATCCATGCGGATATCGATACGGTGGAGCGGGTGGAGATTTTGAGGCAGTTGCGCGCTGCGATGTTCGACATTCTGGTGGGGATCAATTTGCTGCGGGAAGGGCTGGATTTGCCCGAGGTGTCGCTGGTGTGCATCCTCGATGCGGACAAGGAGGGCTTTCTGCGTAATGAGACCAGCCTGATCCAGACCGCGGGTCGCGCGGCGCGTCACCTCAATGGGCATTGCGTGCTCTTCTGCGACTCGGTGACCGATTCGATCCAGCGCCTGATCGACGTGACCGAGTATCGCCGCAGCCGGCAAATGGAGCACAATGAGAAGCACGGCATCACGCCACAGAGCGTGAAGCGCGCGGTGCAAGAGAGCCTGCAGCTTTACTCAAACCAACGGGAGCAGGCTGACAAGCTGGAGCGCTCGATGGTTTCCGAAGACGAGGCCGTCTACAACAAGGTCAAGGTCATCGCCGAGCTGGAGAAGGAGATGCTTGAAGCCTCGTCGAGACTGGAGTTCGAGCGCGCGGCTCACCTGCGCGACCAGATCAAGGCGCTGAAGGACGGAACGCCGGTGGCGGCTGGCGGAGGGGCCGAGCGGAAGCCGGTGAAGTATCCGAAGGGCGGCGGGCGACGGAAACGCTAG
- a CDS encoding UPF0158 family protein: MESVGPKPPSPLEIFLYIEPHSSRDGFRVMEDYVAGLPAGEAGRALARVLRLPKPFRSFKDTLFDFPEEREAWLAFQGQRQRQAAIRILEANQVPWVEVSWPKEN, translated from the coding sequence ATGGAGTCGGTCGGGCCGAAACCGCCGAGCCCGCTCGAGATCTTCCTCTACATCGAGCCCCATTCCTCGCGCGACGGCTTCCGAGTGATGGAAGACTACGTGGCTGGCCTGCCAGCAGGCGAGGCCGGCCGCGCCCTCGCCCGGGTGCTGCGGCTGCCCAAGCCCTTTCGCTCGTTCAAGGACACCCTGTTTGATTTCCCCGAAGAGAGGGAAGCGTGGCTCGCCTTTCAAGGCCAACGCCAGCGCCAGGCGGCAATCCGGATCCTGGAAGCTAACCAGGTGCCATGGGTAGAGGTCTCGTGGCCGAAGGAAAATTGA
- a CDS encoding RrF2 family transcriptional regulator, which yields MSGCAVAAMSALAECHADELQLSSHQIAESRNLSQPLVAKVLTVLSQAGLVLGTRGPGGGYRLARAPREITLFDVVDLFEGHRDPSACPFGPGWCGVGDPCPMHHLLADMSESAASQLKGANFGAFVGHGKPLEKG from the coding sequence ATGAGCGGTTGCGCAGTGGCGGCGATGAGTGCGCTGGCGGAATGCCATGCGGACGAACTGCAGCTCAGTTCCCACCAGATCGCCGAATCGCGGAATCTCTCGCAGCCGCTGGTGGCGAAGGTGCTGACAGTACTTTCCCAGGCTGGCTTGGTCCTAGGCACGCGCGGGCCCGGTGGTGGCTACCGGTTGGCGCGGGCGCCGCGGGAGATCACGTTGTTTGACGTGGTGGATTTGTTCGAGGGGCATCGGGACCCCAGCGCTTGCCCCTTCGGGCCGGGTTGGTGTGGGGTCGGCGATCCTTGTCCGATGCATCACTTGCTTGCCGACATGAGCGAGTCTGCGGCGAGCCAGCTCAAGGGAGCGAATTTCGGAGCCTTCGTGGGGCATGGAAAGCCTTTGGAGAAGGGATAG
- a CDS encoding group III truncated hemoglobin, with protein sequence MTTTDILGREEIVRLVDRFYEKVREDETLGFIFDKVAAIDWPSHLPKMYAFWQTVLFRDGGFRGDPIGKHARLVPLTAMGREQFDCWLALFEETVDELFTGENAAHIKRCAADMANVIHAKINAVPDERFDPMKITAEQRARYAAYRSAAP encoded by the coding sequence ATGACCACCACCGACATCCTCGGCCGCGAGGAAATCGTCCGCCTCGTCGATCGCTTCTACGAAAAGGTCCGCGAGGACGAAACCCTCGGCTTCATCTTCGACAAGGTCGCCGCCATCGATTGGCCCTCACACCTGCCGAAGATGTATGCCTTCTGGCAAACGGTGCTCTTTCGCGACGGCGGCTTCCGTGGTGACCCGATTGGCAAGCATGCCCGACTCGTCCCCCTCACCGCCATGGGCCGCGAGCAGTTCGACTGCTGGCTCGCCCTCTTCGAAGAAACCGTGGATGAACTCTTCACCGGCGAAAATGCCGCCCACATCAAGCGCTGCGCCGCTGACATGGCAAACGTGATCCACGCGAAGATCAATGCCGTACCCGACGAACGCTTCGACCCTATGAAGATCACCGCGGAGCAACGCGCCCGCTACGCCGCGTATCGTTCTGCGGCACCTTGA
- a CDS encoding VOC family protein — protein MNRLTAVTLGVADLEASAGFYSGIFDTPPNRDHDGVCFFPLPGCWISLFPLGHLAEDISPEVPKTRSGFSGVTLAHNVKTKDEVIAVLERARAAGAAIVKEAQDTFWGGFSGYFADPDGYHWEVVWGPMFDFTDDGALLFGKG, from the coding sequence ATGAATCGCCTCACTGCAGTCACCCTGGGCGTCGCCGATCTCGAAGCATCCGCCGGCTTTTACTCGGGGATCTTCGACACGCCGCCGAACCGTGACCACGACGGTGTCTGCTTTTTCCCGCTGCCGGGCTGCTGGATCTCGCTCTTTCCGCTGGGTCATCTCGCGGAAGACATTTCACCGGAAGTGCCGAAGACCCGCAGCGGCTTCAGCGGCGTGACCCTCGCCCACAACGTGAAGACGAAGGACGAGGTGATCGCGGTGCTCGAACGGGCGAGGGCTGCGGGTGCGGCGATCGTGAAGGAGGCTCAGGATACTTTCTGGGGCGGCTTCAGCGGCTACTTCGCCGATCCCGATGGCTATCATTGGGAAGTCGTCTGGGGGCCGATGTTTGACTTCACCGACGACGGGGCGCTGCTTTTTGGAAAGGGCTGA
- a CDS encoding DUF6157 family protein, whose protein sequence is MTFRNTFVRIAADCPESAGIEPASRGGKKPVHLIQLELLRSAPHHFTHESLVVESELLREPPTGETRAEILSRIRSKPLPCLRCSPLAKRYGWGFHFDDDGKIGVHSAGSASYAKLAADSRLDQVLAMRNKRAS, encoded by the coding sequence ATGACCTTCCGCAATACATTCGTCCGCATCGCTGCCGATTGCCCGGAGAGCGCTGGCATCGAGCCGGCCTCTCGCGGGGGAAAGAAGCCGGTGCATCTCATCCAGCTGGAGCTGTTGCGGTCGGCACCGCATCACTTCACCCACGAGTCGTTGGTGGTGGAAAGCGAGCTGCTGCGGGAGCCACCGACCGGTGAGACCCGTGCGGAGATTCTTTCCCGCATCCGTTCGAAGCCATTGCCTTGCCTGCGTTGCTCGCCGCTCGCGAAGCGCTATGGCTGGGGATTTCACTTCGATGATGACGGGAAGATCGGGGTCCATTCCGCGGGTTCGGCTTCGTATGCAAAACTCGCTGCCGATTCGCGGCTGGATCAAGTGCTGGCCATGCGCAACAAGAGGGCCTCATGA
- a CDS encoding beta-propeller domain-containing protein — protein sequence MKIHAATFFVAVAGLSSAWSQADRHDFFYAGEAKTQDMYVVKGGKIAWEFHNPGSRGEISDAVLLSDGSVLFAHQFGITWIDSAKKVLWKYDAPEGCETHTAQPIGKERLVFIQNGPEPKACVLNITTGKTEREFPLEVGNKKGTHGQFRHARLTTAGTLLVAHMDLGKVIEYDENGKEVWSVKFPGAWSASRLPNGNTLMCASKLAREVNPAGETVWECLPGDLKGQEIRSFQIATRLPNGSTLINNWVNSWDGPIDVETAPAQAFEVTPAKEITWTLREWKAPLALGPSTTIQFFDKAVVPEDVHFGSIR from the coding sequence ATGAAAATCCACGCCGCCACTTTTTTCGTAGCCGTCGCCGGACTGTCATCAGCCTGGTCCCAAGCGGATCGCCATGACTTTTTCTATGCCGGGGAGGCCAAGACCCAGGACATGTATGTGGTGAAGGGTGGGAAGATTGCCTGGGAGTTTCACAACCCGGGCAGCCGCGGCGAGATCAGCGACGCGGTTTTGCTCTCGGATGGCAGCGTGCTCTTCGCCCATCAGTTCGGTATCACGTGGATCGATTCCGCGAAGAAGGTTCTGTGGAAATACGACGCCCCGGAAGGCTGCGAAACCCATACGGCCCAGCCGATCGGCAAGGAGCGCCTGGTCTTCATCCAGAATGGTCCCGAGCCGAAGGCCTGTGTATTGAACATCACCACCGGCAAGACCGAGCGTGAATTCCCGCTGGAAGTCGGCAACAAAAAGGGGACCCACGGCCAGTTCCGTCATGCCCGCCTGACCACTGCCGGGACCCTGCTGGTCGCGCACATGGACCTCGGGAAAGTCATCGAATACGACGAGAATGGCAAAGAGGTGTGGAGCGTGAAATTTCCGGGTGCCTGGTCGGCCTCGCGCCTGCCAAACGGCAACACGCTGATGTGTGCCTCCAAACTCGCCCGTGAGGTCAATCCGGCGGGTGAGACGGTGTGGGAATGCTTGCCAGGCGATCTGAAGGGTCAGGAGATCCGCAGCTTTCAGATCGCCACCCGATTGCCCAATGGCAGCACGCTGATCAACAACTGGGTCAATTCTTGGGATGGGCCGATCGATGTCGAGACCGCTCCGGCGCAGGCATTTGAGGTGACGCCGGCGAAGGAAATCACGTGGACGCTCCGCGAGTGGAAAGCCCCGCTCGCCCTGGGACCGTCGACCACCATCCAGTTTTTTGACAAGGCTGTCGTTCCTGAAGACGTGCATTTCGGCAGCATCCGGTGA
- a CDS encoding TPR end-of-group domain-containing protein, translated as MTDDIDAVCRRALGFLELGMPEDALADLDELTATNSIALHLRVDALFRLQRWQDASAICLPMTEQEPSDPGWWIQAAYAQRRASSIQEAEMILRAGLTRHPANALMFYNLACYSCVQQKIEEALRLLGKAVSIDPETMLAMARTDSDLEVLRPWILEQQAARRERSGAS; from the coding sequence GTGACCGACGACATCGATGCTGTGTGCCGCCGCGCCTTGGGTTTCCTGGAACTCGGGATGCCGGAAGATGCCTTGGCGGATCTCGATGAATTGACGGCTACGAATTCCATCGCCCTCCACCTGAGGGTCGACGCGCTCTTCCGCCTGCAGCGCTGGCAGGATGCCTCGGCGATTTGCCTGCCGATGACCGAGCAGGAGCCGTCCGATCCCGGCTGGTGGATCCAAGCTGCCTATGCCCAGCGAAGGGCGAGTTCGATCCAGGAAGCCGAGATGATCCTTCGCGCCGGACTCACCCGCCACCCGGCGAATGCGCTGATGTTCTACAATCTCGCCTGCTACTCGTGCGTCCAGCAGAAGATCGAGGAGGCGCTGCGGTTGCTAGGGAAGGCGGTGTCGATCGATCCTGAGACCATGCTGGCAATGGCCCGCACCGATTCCGACCTTGAAGTGCTCCGCCCGTGGATTCTCGAGCAGCAGGCGGCACGGCGGGAGCGTTCTGGTGCTTCCTAG
- a CDS encoding YheT family hydrolase, translating into MPVVPSSYRAPVWLRGGHLQTIVPALFRRVPQVTTRRERIELSDGDFLDLDWATSGSDRLVILSHGLEANSQATYIQGMAGALQRRGWDVLAWNYRGCGGESNRLLKFYHSGASDDLDHVVRHALEVHPASQVDLVGFSLGGNMTLKYLGEREAVPRLHRAVAFSVPCDLACSSERLSSPINRNLYMRRFLVSLRRKLVEKRPRFPDQIDLRGAWRIRDFRGFDDRFTAPLHGFRDAADYWARSSSRPFVSRIPIPALLVNAANDPFLGPGCFPREEAENSALFHLEVPEGGGHCGFSNGGGESWAEVRAAEFLAGDAWPNPLNG; encoded by the coding sequence GTGCCCGTCGTCCCGTCCAGCTATCGAGCCCCAGTCTGGCTTCGTGGCGGGCATCTGCAGACGATCGTGCCGGCCTTGTTCCGGCGGGTTCCGCAGGTCACGACGCGGCGGGAGCGCATCGAGCTTTCCGATGGCGATTTCCTGGATCTCGATTGGGCGACGAGTGGGAGTGATCGCCTCGTGATCCTCTCGCACGGGCTGGAGGCGAATTCGCAGGCCACCTATATCCAAGGGATGGCGGGTGCCTTGCAACGTCGTGGTTGGGACGTCCTGGCGTGGAATTACCGTGGCTGCGGTGGGGAATCGAACCGGCTGCTGAAATTCTATCACAGCGGGGCCTCGGATGATCTCGATCATGTCGTGCGGCACGCGCTCGAAGTGCATCCGGCGTCACAGGTTGACCTCGTTGGCTTCAGTTTGGGAGGCAATATGACGCTGAAGTATCTCGGTGAGCGCGAGGCTGTGCCGCGACTCCATCGGGCTGTGGCCTTCTCGGTGCCGTGTGATCTCGCCTGCTCGTCGGAGCGGTTGTCATCGCCGATCAATCGCAATCTCTACATGCGGCGCTTCCTGGTCTCGCTGAGAAGGAAGCTGGTGGAGAAGAGGCCGCGGTTTCCCGATCAGATCGACTTGCGTGGCGCCTGGCGGATCCGCGACTTCCGTGGCTTCGATGATCGCTTCACGGCACCCCTCCACGGTTTCAGGGATGCGGCTGATTACTGGGCTCGTAGTAGTTCGCGACCGTTTGTGAGTCGGATTCCGATCCCGGCGTTGCTGGTGAATGCGGCGAATGATCCTTTCCTCGGTCCAGGTTGCTTTCCCAGGGAGGAAGCTGAGAACAGTGCGCTCTTTCATCTGGAAGTCCCTGAAGGCGGTGGGCACTGCGGCTTTTCCAACGGGGGCGGGGAGAGCTGGGCAGAAGTTCGCGCCGCGGAGTTTCTCGCAGGCGATGCTTGGCCAAATCCGTTGAACGGGTGA
- a CDS encoding HIT family protein, with product MSFTLHPRLAAGTFELGEILGCRVLLKNNAIFPWILIVPELEEGIEDLHQLPPDQYGDVAIAIRLVSQFVSDHFHPEKLNVACIGNQVRQMHIHVVGRSTDDPAWPGVVWSFEGKKAYRPTEVETIRAAWELHVG from the coding sequence ATGTCCTTCACCCTCCACCCCCGCCTGGCAGCCGGCACCTTCGAACTGGGCGAGATTCTCGGCTGCCGCGTGCTCCTGAAGAACAACGCGATCTTCCCGTGGATCCTCATCGTACCGGAGCTGGAAGAAGGCATCGAAGATCTTCACCAACTCCCGCCCGACCAATACGGCGACGTCGCTATCGCCATCCGTCTCGTCTCGCAGTTCGTCAGCGACCACTTTCACCCGGAAAAGCTCAACGTCGCCTGCATCGGCAATCAGGTCCGCCAGATGCACATCCACGTCGTCGGCCGCTCGACCGACGATCCCGCCTGGCCCGGCGTCGTCTGGAGCTTCGAAGGGAAGAAGGCCTACCGCCCCACCGAAGTGGAAACGATCCGCGCCGCCTGGGAACTGCACGTCGGGTGA
- a CDS encoding type I phosphomannose isomerase catalytic subunit, which produces MEPIVFEPLYMQRVWGGRELERQYGRHLPDDAPYGESWEIVDREKEQSVVKGGSFAGKSLHELWTGHRDEVFGAGLPDSDRFPLLIKVLDARDDLSIQVHPPVLLAAGLGGEPKTEMWYIAGADAGAKLYVGLKRGATRGSFEEAIESGAVAGSVHAIEPKAGDSIFIPSGRLHAIGAGFLIHEIQQNSDTTYRVFDWNRMGLDGKPRELHVAESLASIDFEDFEPGMDEPNGTVIAECEYFRVEKLTLATSETAGNRDVSRFSIFSVAEGAVICEGSRFSKGDFFLLPKGAGQLRAEIDSVVLRTTLPS; this is translated from the coding sequence GTGGAACCGATCGTTTTCGAGCCCCTCTACATGCAGCGCGTCTGGGGCGGACGCGAACTGGAAAGGCAATATGGCCGGCATCTTCCGGACGATGCTCCCTACGGCGAGTCGTGGGAAATCGTGGATCGGGAGAAGGAGCAATCGGTGGTGAAGGGGGGCAGTTTTGCGGGAAAATCGCTGCATGAGCTGTGGACGGGGCACCGGGATGAGGTGTTCGGCGCCGGGTTGCCGGATAGCGATCGTTTTCCGTTGCTGATCAAGGTTTTGGATGCCCGGGATGACCTCTCGATTCAGGTTCATCCGCCGGTTCTCCTTGCGGCGGGGCTGGGTGGGGAGCCGAAGACGGAGATGTGGTACATCGCGGGGGCGGACGCAGGTGCGAAGCTCTACGTGGGGCTGAAGAGGGGCGCGACCCGGGGGAGCTTTGAAGAGGCGATCGAGAGCGGCGCGGTGGCCGGAAGCGTCCACGCGATCGAACCGAAGGCGGGGGATTCCATCTTTATTCCTTCCGGGCGGCTTCATGCGATCGGCGCGGGTTTTCTGATCCACGAGATCCAGCAGAACAGCGATACCACCTACCGGGTCTTTGATTGGAATCGTATGGGGCTGGATGGCAAGCCGCGGGAACTCCATGTGGCCGAGTCGCTGGCGAGCATCGATTTCGAGGACTTCGAGCCGGGGATGGACGAGCCGAATGGGACGGTTATCGCGGAGTGCGAATACTTCCGCGTGGAGAAGCTGACGCTGGCGACGAGTGAGACCGCGGGCAACCGGGATGTGAGCCGGTTCTCGATTTTCTCGGTGGCCGAGGGGGCGGTGATTTGTGAAGGAAGCCGGTTCTCCAAGGGGGACTTTTTCCTGCTGCCGAAGGGCGCGGGGCAGCTCCGGGCGGAGATCGACTCGGTGGTGCTGCGGACGACGCTGCCGTCCTGA
- a CDS encoding FtsK/SpoIIIE family DNA translocase: MAKSDNRKRGEVPEAPRWSNEVIGIILICAGLLAFLSVISYTSEDLPADWGRWTDIFGKKSHNFIGGLGVGLGFLQKSLFGSAAFVVPLALIWFGIAKLVFDARLWPRTMLGFAVLALSGAAFMHVLNGAVSPFTGPGGVTGYLLGEFVFLRLIGKVGSLILLGGTYIVALILLTGQKPIGFVKGCSRMLADLIARFRERRQQSSLETAKEELRTTERERDRERRRKEREAAKSNTTAPAPEPEAEPNPQAELPLRETPAPQIIDASQRRIAATQPGAKPFDHKSAGHLSLSTAGFEDYDRPGFDLLDPLPEEEAPETNRDELLATQRTIVDTLRAFGIEVTAGDITRGPTITRYEIYPSTGLRVSRISQLEADLARATRAERINILAPIPGKDTVGIELANSQKVSVPLRELLEDPEFSSAKKKIPLALGKDVYGKTVIGDLAAMPHLLVAGATGSGKSVCINSIIASMLFKFGPHELRFIMVDPKVVEMQMYNKLPHLVVPVVTDPKKVVAALKWVVNEMEKRYRVFAKTGVRNFDSFNNRVRPEKTDTPAEEAAEDTPPWNADEEVDMESIESIASALESGELGPEADEDELPIEEEKIPDRYPYIVVLIDELADLMQTAPADVEMCIARIAQKARAAGIHLIIATQTPRADVVTGIIKANIPCRIAFQVSSQLDSRVILDTKGADKLVGKGDMLYLPPGSAKLERSQGAFVSDEEVERLVNHCAAQAEPNFEVDIQRSIDNGGDDGDDEDDISPADEELIMKCIDVARQEQKCSTSLLQRRLRLGYTRAARMVDILEARGVVGPGDGAKPREVYLK; encoded by the coding sequence ATGGCAAAGAGTGACAACCGCAAGCGGGGCGAAGTGCCCGAAGCCCCCCGATGGTCCAATGAGGTCATCGGGATCATCCTGATTTGCGCCGGGCTGCTCGCCTTCCTGTCCGTCATCTCCTACACCTCCGAGGATTTACCGGCGGACTGGGGACGTTGGACCGATATTTTTGGCAAGAAGAGCCACAATTTCATCGGAGGCCTGGGGGTCGGGCTTGGCTTCCTGCAAAAGAGCTTGTTCGGCTCTGCAGCCTTTGTCGTCCCCCTCGCACTCATCTGGTTCGGCATCGCGAAGCTGGTCTTCGATGCCCGGCTTTGGCCTAGGACGATGCTCGGCTTCGCCGTGCTGGCCCTAAGCGGCGCCGCCTTCATGCACGTCCTCAACGGTGCGGTGAGCCCCTTCACCGGCCCCGGCGGCGTCACCGGCTACCTGCTCGGTGAGTTCGTGTTCCTGCGGCTGATTGGAAAGGTCGGCTCGCTGATCCTTCTCGGCGGCACCTACATAGTAGCCCTGATTCTACTCACCGGCCAAAAACCCATCGGCTTCGTCAAGGGCTGCTCACGCATGCTCGCCGACCTCATCGCCCGCTTCCGCGAACGGCGCCAGCAATCGAGCCTCGAAACCGCCAAGGAAGAACTCCGCACCACCGAGCGCGAGCGTGACCGCGAACGCCGCCGCAAGGAACGTGAAGCCGCGAAGTCCAACACGACGGCGCCCGCACCGGAACCCGAAGCCGAGCCCAACCCGCAAGCGGAACTCCCGCTCCGCGAAACACCCGCTCCGCAGATCATCGATGCCTCCCAGCGCCGCATCGCAGCGACCCAGCCGGGTGCCAAGCCATTCGATCACAAGTCCGCCGGTCACCTCTCTCTCTCCACCGCCGGTTTCGAAGACTACGACCGGCCCGGCTTCGATCTGCTGGATCCTCTTCCCGAAGAAGAAGCGCCCGAAACGAACCGCGACGAGCTCCTCGCCACCCAGCGCACGATTGTCGATACCTTGCGCGCCTTCGGCATCGAGGTGACCGCGGGCGACATCACCCGTGGTCCGACCATCACCCGCTACGAGATCTATCCCTCCACCGGCCTGCGCGTTTCACGCATCTCGCAGCTTGAGGCCGACCTCGCCCGCGCTACCCGCGCCGAGCGCATCAATATCCTCGCCCCGATTCCCGGTAAGGACACCGTCGGCATCGAGCTCGCCAACTCACAGAAGGTTTCCGTCCCATTGCGCGAACTCCTGGAAGACCCGGAGTTCAGTTCGGCGAAGAAAAAGATCCCGCTCGCACTCGGCAAGGATGTCTACGGCAAGACCGTCATTGGCGACCTCGCCGCGATGCCCCACTTGCTCGTCGCCGGTGCCACCGGTTCGGGCAAGTCGGTCTGTATCAACTCGATCATCGCCTCGATGCTCTTCAAGTTCGGGCCGCATGAGCTGCGCTTCATCATGGTCGACCCGAAGGTCGTCGAGATGCAGATGTACAACAAGCTGCCGCACCTTGTTGTCCCGGTCGTCACCGATCCGAAGAAAGTCGTCGCCGCCCTCAAGTGGGTGGTGAATGAAATGGAGAAGCGCTACCGCGTCTTCGCCAAGACCGGCGTGCGGAATTTCGACTCCTTCAACAACCGCGTCCGCCCGGAGAAAACCGACACCCCTGCCGAAGAGGCCGCGGAAGACACTCCTCCTTGGAATGCCGATGAGGAAGTGGACATGGAATCCATCGAGTCCATCGCCTCAGCTCTCGAATCTGGCGAACTCGGCCCCGAAGCGGACGAAGACGAGCTTCCGATCGAGGAAGAGAAGATCCCGGATCGCTATCCTTACATCGTCGTGCTCATCGACGAGTTGGCGGACCTCATGCAGACCGCGCCGGCCGATGTCGAAATGTGTATCGCGCGTATCGCTCAAAAAGCGCGTGCCGCCGGCATCCACCTCATCATCGCGACCCAGACGCCACGCGCCGACGTCGTCACCGGCATCATCAAGGCGAACATCCCTTGCCGCATCGCCTTCCAGGTTTCGTCACAGCTCGACTCGCGCGTCATCCTCGACACCAAGGGCGCAGACAAGCTCGTCGGCAAGGGCGACATGCTCTACCTCCCGCCCGGCTCCGCGAAACTGGAGCGCTCGCAAGGCGCCTTCGTTTCCGACGAGGAAGTCGAGCGACTCGTGAATCACTGCGCCGCCCAGGCCGAACCGAACTTCGAGGTCGATATCCAGCGCTCCATCGACAACGGTGGTGACGACGGCGACGACGAGGACGACATTTCACCGGCCGATGAAGAGCTCATCATGAAGTGCATCGACGTCGCACGTCAGGAGCAGAAGTGCAGCACCTCCCTCCTCCAGCGCCGCCTGCGCCTCGGCTACACCCGCGCCGCCCGTATGGTGGACATCCTCGAGGCCCGCGGCGTCGTCGGCCCCGGCGACGGTGCCAAGCCCCGCGAAGTGTATCTTAAATAA